A stretch of Anaerohalosphaeraceae bacterium DNA encodes these proteins:
- the mgtE gene encoding magnesium transporter, translating to MINPILIPELRELLASGDTETIRKFCQQNHPGNVAELISGLEPAEIWQVLHLLEPPLRAEIFSFFDLNKQVELATGPSRKDMARLLEEMPPDDRADLVQKLDESLLEEILPLVAKAEREDIRKLVSYEERTAGAVMSTDYAVLRPEMTVAGALEQLRLQAPSKETIYYIYVIDENRKLIGFVSLKDLITAKPTQLVRDIMHTDAIYARVSDDQEVVAKLIEKYDLIAIPIVDENGVLVGIVTHDDAIDIIRQEQTEDLEKLMGIAGTHEVSNYLQTPWWKHFSKRVYWVVGLAALGLVSGMVIHSFETTLMNMLILALYMPMVADTGGNTGSQAATVVVRALALGHLRPKDFFKVIRKEFQISIGIAVLLGLLSFGKVLFLSRSSEIPVGYSLPTIASAIAIALGLQVITATLIGAALPLIVARFKYDPAVVASPALTTIVDITGLVLYFCTAKILLGV from the coding sequence ATGATTAATCCGATTCTGATTCCGGAACTGAGAGAGCTGCTGGCAAGCGGCGACACGGAAACCATTCGAAAATTCTGCCAGCAGAACCACCCGGGGAATGTGGCGGAATTAATCAGCGGCCTGGAACCGGCGGAAATCTGGCAGGTCCTGCACCTTCTTGAGCCGCCTCTTCGGGCGGAAATCTTCTCCTTCTTCGACCTGAACAAACAGGTCGAGCTGGCTACCGGGCCGAGCCGAAAGGATATGGCACGGCTGCTCGAAGAAATGCCTCCGGATGACCGGGCGGACCTGGTCCAGAAACTCGACGAATCCCTGCTGGAGGAGATTCTTCCGCTTGTCGCCAAGGCGGAGCGGGAAGATATCCGCAAACTGGTTTCCTATGAGGAGCGCACGGCCGGAGCGGTCATGAGCACGGATTATGCCGTGCTTCGCCCGGAAATGACCGTAGCCGGAGCCCTGGAACAGCTGCGTCTTCAGGCCCCATCCAAGGAAACCATTTACTACATCTACGTCATCGACGAAAACCGCAAACTCATTGGATTCGTCTCCCTGAAAGATTTAATCACCGCCAAGCCGACTCAGCTGGTGCGGGATATCATGCATACCGACGCCATTTACGCCCGGGTCAGTGATGACCAGGAAGTCGTCGCCAAACTGATCGAAAAATATGACCTGATTGCCATTCCGATTGTCGATGAAAACGGGGTCCTCGTCGGCATCGTTACGCACGATGATGCGATTGACATCATTCGACAGGAGCAAACCGAAGACCTTGAAAAGCTGATGGGTATCGCCGGCACCCACGAGGTCAGCAACTACCTCCAGACGCCCTGGTGGAAACATTTCTCCAAACGGGTTTACTGGGTTGTGGGTCTGGCGGCACTCGGTCTGGTTTCCGGAATGGTTATTCACAGTTTTGAAACCACGCTGATGAACATGCTGATTCTGGCTCTGTATATGCCGATGGTAGCCGACACCGGCGGCAACACCGGCAGTCAGGCTGCTACAGTTGTGGTTCGCGCTTTGGCCCTCGGACACCTGCGTCCGAAAGATTTTTTCAAGGTGATTCGCAAAGAGTTTCAAATCTCCATCGGGATAGCCGTCCTGCTGGGTCTGCTGTCGTTCGGCAAGGTCCTCTTTCTGTCCCGCAGTTCTGAAATCCCCGTCGGGTATTCCCTGCCGACGATTGCCAGTGCCATCGCGATTGCTCTGGGGCTTCAGGTGATTACCGCGACTCTTATCGGCGCCGCCCTGCCTCTTATCGTGGCCCGCTTTAAGTACGACCCGGCGGTTGTCGCCAGTCCGGCTTTGACCACCATTGTAGATATTACCGGTCTGGTCCTTTACTTCTGTACCGCCAAAATTCTCCTCGGAGTTTAA
- the mtnA gene encoding S-methyl-5-thioribose-1-phosphate isomerase, whose translation MANPFEPPFHTIRWNGGLDGTVVLLDQRQLPGEVRFLACRTVEDVTEAVRTLAVRGAPAIGIAAAFGLCIGVSQAKPTSIPQALTALENAAARLAASRPTAVNLFWALERMKKAALRFAEQNPTSDVQDFRRHLLLVARTILQEDIQTCRAIGEHGWSLIPDGGGVLTHCNAGALATAGIGTALGILYTARRYGKPFRVYVDETRPLLQGARLTAWELSQFGIRPTLICDNMAASLMKAGKISAVLVGADRIAANGDTANKIGTLGLSILAAHFQIPFYVAAPTSTFDLSIPSGSFIPIEHRSPDEVCSFQNLRIAPPDVDGYNPAFDVTDAERISAIVTEKGVLRPPLSKAINELRKKG comes from the coding sequence ATGGCGAACCCGTTTGAGCCCCCCTTTCATACGATTCGATGGAACGGCGGCCTTGACGGGACTGTCGTGCTGCTGGACCAGCGGCAACTGCCCGGTGAAGTTCGATTTCTTGCGTGCCGGACCGTTGAAGACGTAACAGAAGCCGTTCGCACTCTGGCTGTTCGCGGTGCACCGGCCATCGGGATTGCCGCCGCCTTCGGCCTGTGCATTGGTGTTTCCCAAGCCAAACCCACCTCGATTCCGCAGGCCCTGACAGCCCTCGAAAATGCCGCCGCCCGGCTGGCCGCCAGCCGTCCTACCGCCGTCAATCTTTTCTGGGCTTTGGAGCGGATGAAAAAAGCCGCCCTCCGTTTTGCCGAACAGAACCCGACATCCGATGTCCAGGACTTCCGCCGACACCTTCTTCTGGTAGCCCGCACCATCCTTCAGGAAGACATTCAAACCTGCCGGGCCATTGGAGAACACGGTTGGTCCCTCATTCCGGACGGCGGCGGCGTCCTGACCCACTGCAACGCCGGCGCTTTGGCCACCGCCGGAATCGGCACCGCGCTGGGCATCCTCTACACTGCCCGCCGATACGGCAAACCATTTCGCGTGTATGTGGATGAAACCCGCCCGCTGCTGCAGGGGGCCCGGCTCACCGCCTGGGAGCTGAGTCAGTTTGGAATCCGGCCGACTCTGATTTGCGACAATATGGCCGCCTCCCTGATGAAGGCCGGCAAAATCAGCGCCGTGCTCGTTGGAGCCGACCGCATCGCCGCCAACGGCGACACCGCCAATAAAATCGGCACGCTGGGCCTGAGCATACTGGCCGCCCATTTTCAGATTCCTTTCTATGTCGCCGCCCCGACCAGCACCTTCGACCTGTCTATCCCTTCCGGGTCTTTCATCCCCATCGAGCACCGTTCACCGGATGAAGTCTGCTCTTTCCAAAACCTGCGGATTGCTCCGCCCGATGTGGACGGGTATAATCCGGCTTTTGATGTTACGGATGCGGAGCGAATCAGCGCGATTGTGACGGAAAAAGGCGTTCTTCGTCCTCCGCTGTCAAAGGCGATTAACGAACTGCGAAAAAAAGGATAA